The Canis lupus dingo isolate Sandy chromosome 7, ASM325472v2, whole genome shotgun sequence DNA window gagtgcaaggagccggggtggggggtgcggagGCAGGCCCCGCGGTCGGTCGCGGCACCGGCTGAGgcagggccggggcagggccggggcagggccggggcggcgggcgggctgACCTCGGTGTTGGACAGCTGGTACCAGGGCTGCTTGCCGTAGGTGAAGATCTCCCAGAGCACCACCCCGAAGCTCCACACGTCACTCTCCGTGGTGAACTTGCGGTAGAGGATGCTCTCGGGCGGCATCCAGCGGATGGGCAGCATCGTGCGGCCCCCCAcctgcgggcgggcggggcgcgtcactgcgggggcggggggtgggggaaagggggaCCGCGCACCTGgtcccgcgcccccgccccgtcATTAAAGATGAATGGAAGGGGCTCTGGGGCCGGCGCTAAGAGGGAAAAACCGACGGTGCAGTCCCTGTGCGCCCCGAGAGCGGAGAAGGCGGGCCGGGAGGTAAGGGGCGGGGAGCCCAGAGCCAGACAGCCCGCGCCCCCACGCCGCCCAGGAAGAGGAGGGCGCGCAGGGGGTGGGGTCGgcagtgcagggggaggggctgcgaggctgggcgggggtggggggcctgcagTGCCGGGAGGGGCCTCCGGGCTGGGCCCAAGGACCCTTACGCGGTAATAGTCCGTGCTGTAGATGTCCCTGCTCATGCCGAAGTCCCCGATCTTGACCACCAGTCCCTGGCCCACCAGACAGTTGCGCGTGGCCAGGTCCCGATGCACGAAGTGCAGACCTGCCAGGTACACCATCCCCGCAGCGACCTGGCTAGCAACGGCCAGCAGCTGCCCCAGGCCCAAGGGGCCTGGAGCCACGTCCTCCCCGCCAGCCAGCAACTTGGCGTCGGGCCCGTGGGACCTGCcaaagagtgagggagagagggtgggctggggagggagccctCAAGAGGCTGAAGACCCAGAtcctggggagctggggtggAAGGCAGTGGGGGACtccagagaagggaggagggaaggaacaggaagacgagtctgcagggcctgggaggggggccGCCAGGTGGGCCACCTCAGGagcctcccccactgcccccacttCCCCCACTTCCCAcatccccccagccccccaggtcACCTCCTTGAACTCTGAGCCCAGCATCCGGGTTCCCACTGGCCCCTGCCTCTCTTGCCCATGGATACCTCCCACTCTGTCCTCCAGATGCTTAGCTTCCCCTAAGTCTGCCCCTGCCTCCATGAAGGAAAGCTTCCCACCCAGGCTCCGAACCTGAAGCCTGGGggtcctcctgtctctctccccttcaccctCAATGTTCAGCCTCCCATGGGATCCTTCTTCTTTTCAAGTTTCCAGGATGCCTGCCACCTCCCACTGCCACCACTTCAGATCATTCCTTGATCACCCAGCTCCATTCCCCAGATATTCCGTCTTCTGACTCTAGCCCGAGCCAGTGGCTTTGTGGGTACTGCCCCTTCCCACAGGCCAACTTTctcatctctttatttcttcctttatggcaGAGGCTTCCTAAACACCTCCGGTGTGCCAAGCACCGGAGCTACAGTAGAGAATGGGATACAgataaacaggggcacctgatgggCACTCAGGCTAGggatgaaagaagtcagaggagacttcctggaggaagagacaTTTAAACTGAGattcaagggacgcctgggtgcctcagtggttgactatctgcctttggctcagggcctgatcccagagttccaggatccagtgctacatcgggcttcctgcagggagcctgcttctcctgcatatgtctctgcctctctctctgtgtgtctctcatgaataaataaataaaatattaaaaaagaaaaagaaaagaaaaaaagggggcgcctgggtggctcagtctgttaagcatctgtttgccttcagctcaggtcatcctgaggatccagggtcctgggatcaagctccacatcaggctccctgctccgtggagagcctgtttctccctctccctctgctgctcccccaacttgtgctctctctctcccaaataaataaacaaaatcttaaaaaaataaactgagactcAAACCCTGAAGAAAAGGGGTGAATAAGCCATTTAAAAGCATCagagatgggcagcctgggtggctcagtggtttggcgcctgcctccagcccagggcatgatcctggagacccgggattgagtcccacgtcaggctccctgcatggagcctgcttctcgccccgcacccccatgaataaataaataaaatcttaaaaaaaaaataaaagcatcagaaACAGAGAGGTAGGTGAAGTGGCTGGGAGAGAGACCTGATGtaccaggcagagggaactgtaagtgcaaaggccctggggtgagaAGGAACAGATAGGCTTCCTAGGGAATACCTTCCAGACTCATCCAGGAGCCTTCATGATTCCCTCCTTTGGGTCCCTGTATTCTATCCAGTATTGAGAGCCACTTCTCCCACATCCTGGGCCCCAGATGGTGGCATGTCCCTGGCCTGCATCCCAGGCACTCAGCACTGAGCCGATGCAGTGTCTGGTGAGCAAGGGAAGGGCCTCCTGTCTGGCTTCCTGTTGACTCCAGTCTACTGAGCCCAATGGCTCCACGCTCATCGTGGCGTCTCCCATcacctgcctcctgctccccactgccactggcttctcctccccctccacagACCTCTTAAGGTCTCCCCCAACTGAATTCTGCAGCCTGTGTGAGTGACCCTTCACTCCCAAAGGGGTGTTTGGAGACCACATCTGGACATGAACTGGACAGTCACACAGCACTTTCTCATCCAGAACCACAGTCCCCCACTGAACCTCTTCTGGCaggaaaactgaggccagagagatAGGCTACTTGGCTCAGCTAGGAGCTCACAGCTAAGTGTAagcctggccctccccctgcctgcctcacaTCTCATACTGTCCCATCCTGGGGAAGGCGGGGATTCTCACCCAAGAAGGACTCAACAAAGGGAACCTGTGACGATTGCAGTCAGGGGTTGAGAGGAGACCATACTCCACCCTGGGCCATTTATTACCTGTGTGCCCCTGGGCAAGCCACTTAAGTCTCTTCTGTGAAACGGGCACATTTCTTGACACTATTAAAATTATCTgaacagggccacctgggtggctcagtggttgagcatctgtgtttggctcaggtcatgagcccagggtcctgggattgagtcctgcatcgggttccccacagggagcctgcttctccctctgcctatgtctctgcatctctcatgaataaataaatacataaaatattttaaaaataaaataaaataattggcaCAAACTAGTAAACACATCAGCATTGTTCTGtccaaagcaaaagaaatgaatttttagtgACTTTCTTCAAGTAAAAATTGCCAGACATGCTTGAAACTATGAAGAATACATATCTATTTACACTATTATACAGATAAATGTGTCCAAGCACAGGCTGACACAGGTAGAAGTGAGGGCATGAGAAGAGTGCCTGGAACACGTGTTACTGTTGCCACACCTCTCTAAGCTGTCAACCCCCACAGGCCTGGCTTCTGCGTGCCACCCGCAAACGCAAAGACACTCCCTGCAAAGCCACTGTCCCAGAGCACAGTTCCTGATTTCTGCTAGTGCCATCCCCTGACCACCGCCACTCTGTCCTTTGCACATTCACACCTCGGGGACAGGATGAAACCCCCTCTTGGTTTGACGGATGATCAGGGATATGCTTGCAGGGAAGAGGCAAGGGAGCTCAGAGCCAGAGGCCAATGCGGGGCCAGGCAGTCATACCGAAGGAAGCGGTTGAGGTCACCGTGTCGCATGTACTCAAAGACCATGAGCAGTGGGCGGCCCTCGGTGCAGACCCCAAAGAAGCGCACGATGTGCTGGTGCTGCAGCATGGTGAGCAGCTGGGCCTCCCGCTGGAAGTCCTGCCTGGCGCTCTCAGACACCTCCTTCAGCGCCTGgatggcagggggtgggcaggacAGACTGAGTTCggcccaccccctcctccccacacccaaGATGGCCAGACCCCACATTCCACCCCCAAGCCTGAGCACACAGTCCTGGAATGATGGCGCTCCGGGAGGTGGGACCCTGGCCAGCAGTACTTCATGGACCAGGTCTTACCTTGACAGCCACTAGCATCTTGTCCTGCTCGGGCAGCAGGTTGTGGCACTCAGCAAGGAAGACCTTCCCAAAGGCGCCTTCGCCCAGCTCCCATTTGAGCACAATGTCCTGGCGCTTGATGTGATGAACACCTGCCGAGAGGCATGCAGGATCAGACCAGAGCCCCCATCCTGGCttgggaaggagggggtggggccaAGCCAGGACTAGCTAGTAGGCTTGGGTGCCAGCCAAGGGGGTGCCTGGGGACTGAAACTGAGCCTTCGTGCATCCCCAAGCCCCATGCTGTGGTGTAGACGGGTaaggagtggggaagggagggaaggctTTCTCAGGCCTGGGGTGGACAGAGATGATACAGGGGCTTCTACACACCCCCGGGGCTCACCCCCACCCTTGACCCAGGACAGTTCCTCACAGGCATCACTGAAGTATTGTGGGTTCTCGATGATGTGACCTTGGAGCCCAGAGCCTTTGCCCTCAGTGGGGGACAAGGAACTGCCACCTAATGTCATGAAATGCAGAGACATGGCCAGTCCGTCCTCTGGAGCCAGCACCACTGCGCCTGGGGGAGAGACACAGCCATTCAGAGTGATCACAACGCAGGgtcccaggggaggggaggaacagaggaggcAGGCAGCCAGCAGGGGAAGGCAGGGCACTATGGCCCCTATGGCTCCTgtgcagccccaggccctgggggccaCCATGGACCCCCCCACCCTTGGAGAGCTCAGACCTCCCAGATCCACTTAGTGTTTGCCATCTAGCCACCAATGAGCAGCTGCTGCCTGACCCTCCCCCAGCCCGGGCCCCAACATACACGCTCATACCCACAAGCCGGGGGCCCGGCCCTCATAACCCAGCCGGGTGTAGGCACCCCCATGTGGAAGACAGAGCCGGGGAGAACCCACAGGAAACACAGGCAGCAGGACAGACTGATGGACAGACTGGCAGACAACCCGATGCAGCAGCACTCCTACTCACGGTTGCCCCCAAATTTGTTCCTCCGTCCACACTTATTGAGTGCAAGGAAGAGTGTAGAAAGGAAGAGGCAGGCAAAGACAGCCAGGCCCACAGCCACGGAGAcctggcaggggttggggggtggggggcagacctGGAGCTTCTCCTGCACCCTCCGAGCACCCCCACAGCAGCAACGACTCTCCATCTTGCATGCTCCCCACCCAAgacctgcctcctcctgccctggcacCCCAGACCCTGGCTGTGGGGGTGGCTCAGGCCACATGGTCCGAATCGTCAcgctctcaccagaaaccacaTGTGGGCAAGCCGCTAGCCCAGCCTCCCAATCCCAAGTCCAAGTCTGAGACCAGCTTCCCCTTCTCATGCTCACCCCAAAAGGGGTTTCGTCCTTCTTCTCCACTGGGTCTCCAGACGTGCTGTTAGTGTCTGTGGAGACACAGGGCATGGAGAGTGGGTCTTGGCACATGGGGTGTCTCCTGCGGCAgctccccccaacccaccccagCTGAGCCCTCAAGGGTCAGGTCAGCTGGGCCCTCTGCCCAGCCTTGGCTTCAGGAACCACACagaccctgccccccccccaccccagcctgggtACTCACCCACTGGCGAGAAGGAGactgcagggggaggaggggagaaagcaGTCAGATGGGGGGGCAGATGGAAGtgagtcccccccaccccactcatcccttcctggggcaggagggaggctgggcctcATCAAGGAGAAGGCCTTGGACACCCTCGTGCCCAGCTGTCTCCTCAGCACCCCCAGTTGGTGGCCGAGCCCAGGGCTTCAGGGCTCCCAGGGCTTGGGGAAGGCAGGGCGGGGTCACAGCCCGACACAGGAACTCAGGGCCCCTCTCTGCCCAGGACTGGGCACTGAAGCCTGTAGGGTGAGGACCGCAGCAAGTGGACCAGGCCTCCCCCGACACCTGTGGCTGTGCCCAGGGGCCACCAGGCATGGGGGTCGGGGTGGCCCTCGCACCGGGGATGGGGTCCTCGGGGTTGAACTCGAAAGGGTTGTCCATGAAGGCGGCCATGACAAAGGCGGCAGCCCGGCCCGAGGGGTTGGCGGCCAACAGCGTGTAGTTGCCGTTGTTGACATGGGTGGGCTGGTTGAGGCGCAGGCAGCCGTGCCGCACCGTCTCGTTGGCCACCGGCTCCAGGAACTCAGTGAAGATGAAGCTGGTCTCGTTGAGCACAGAGCCGTTGAAGAGCCAGCGCAGAGAGGGCGCCGGCTGCCCATCCACCGAGAAGGGGATGCACCAGTGATGCAGCTCCACCGCCTCATGCAGCTGCACGCTGGCCGGGACTGCGGACCAGAGAGGGTGACAGCCAGGCGTCAGGGAGCAGCTGGCGGGGACCCAGAACGGACCTGACAagtcttggggtggggtgggtagagCCAGAAATCAGGCGGTGGGCCTAAGAGGAACTGGCCAGCGGGCCTGAAGAAATGCACAAGGAGGGATCTTTTGAAGAAAGTTGACGGTAAATCTTAAATAAACCAGGCAGCAGGTGTATACAATTCAGAGGCTTCGAGAGCCCCCGGGGGAAGTGGAGTGCCGCCTTTTGGATAAGGGATCCAGAAAAATGAAGTGCAATTGAGCTTAAGAAGCTCAGGAGAAGGCCTAAACATCAAACAAGCAAACAGTATGTAGTTTAAAAGCTTCTGGAAAAAGAATACGGGTTTGAAATAGACCCAACCTGACTCagccaggaagggaaggaagggcaaCTGCCCCCATCAACAGAGGTGAATCTCACAAATATAATGTTGCTCAAAAGAAACTAGAcccagagggcagcccggtggctcagcggtttagcgccgccttcagcccagggtgtgatcctggagactcgggatcaagtcccacgtcaggctctttgcatggagcctgcttctccctctgcctgtgtctctgcctctctctctcttgtgtctctcatgaataaataaataaaatctttaaaacacacacacacaaagaactaGACCCATAATAATACTTGCAGTAGGATTCCCTCTCTATGATGTACAAGAACCAGCGAAGCCATACTGATAGGGGAAGCTCACGTgtgtaaaattctttttaaaagcaaggaAACGATTATCACAAAGTCAGGATGGTGCGGagaagagggatggggagaggaagggaaggtgtTCTGAAGAACCAGAGAACAATTACTGTTTGAAGTGTCTATGTCTTATGCACATATCTACATTATATTTcacaattaaagaagaaaaattgtgtGACGTATAGGATTCAAGGTAATTTTTTGGCAGACCTAGGGAAATTAAGCAGCGAGACTAAGGAAGAGCTCAGAAGAggcatttcttctttcaaaatttgGACCGACAACAAAAGTGCTCCAAAGGGGCAGGCATGCGCGTAACTCAGCAGAGAGCAGCGGGAGCAGCCAGGCAGCTGGTGCCGAGGGCCTCAGGTAGCAAGACTTGGGCAGGGGGCCAGAAAGAAATCCATCCCCGTCCCTCTGGCCTTGACGAGCCCCCAGGACTTCCCCACAGGATCAGGTTTTCATGGGAATCTGGAAACAGCTGGGTGGGAGCAGCTGTGCAGACACATatcccagccccttcctccagaCCCCGACCCTCAGAGCCTCTTtccagggaagaaggaagggggtacagggtggggggaggtcacTGGGACTCACAGGAGACGTTGACCTGCACAGAGACTTCGGCCCGGCCCACATCATTCTCCGCCCAGCACGTCACATTCTTCCTATTGAGGTCACTGGTGACATTGGCCAGGGTCAGCCCCAGGGATGGCAGGTCCCCAGATTGCTGGgtcaggaaagagaagggaaaatgagGAAGAGTGACCGCAGGCTTGGGTATGGAGGCAAGGGGGTGGAGCTGATATGTTTGGGGTACTCCTATGGCTTCAGATGGAAAAGAGAGGAGGAGTGAGGGGaacggggtggggagggagagggaaggggtagaggagAGAATATAGCAGGGATTGCACCCCTATCCTTTAGGGCTCATTCACAGACTATCTCCCAGAACACGTATTTAATGATCTGAAAAATCTAGAACATGACCAGTAACCTCAAAACAAGCACAGAATACCCTGAACCAGAACTACTTCTGAGAAGCTAAGTAGATGTCAATAATCCCAGGTATCAAATAGACACAACTTGTTGGACAAATCAGCTAGGATCTCACCACCAGCTCATGCTTGTTTTACACGCAGTTCTATCAGTCTCAGCCCAAAGGATACCAGAAATATGGAGCTGCCCTGATAGCAGATGAGGCAGCAGCATCCTGACCCCCTTTGGCAGATAAACACGGAGGGTAAAGCTACAGGCAAACTGACTTGATTTTGAATCATCATTGGAAGACTGAATCAGGTTCAGATTCTCTTCTAAGAAACTGGCGGTGTGCCAGTTACGTGACCTTAGGACAATTCCCAATCTTGCTGAACCacagttttcttgttttgtaagCTAAAGAGGTAGACAAATGATCCTTTGACACTTTAGGAAGCTATTTCCATAAAATGATGGAAGTCAATGGAGCACTGCACAAATATCATTTATCTGGAAATTTCAGAAATGTGGAAACCTTTGAACCAGGGCCAGAGGAGGTGAATCTTCCCTGGGCTTCCACTGGAAGTCGGAAGTTCCTCTCTCTAGGCTCTTGTGCAAACTCCAGCTTCCAGCCTCCTCCAGGGGAAGCCCTGCCCTGCCTCAAGCTTCTCTCTGCTGTTCTGTCCCCACCAAATCACTCTGGGTGCAGGGCAGCTCATCAACTCTAGGCTTTGAGCTGCTCCACCACCTTCCACTCTCCTGAGGGTGAccagcctcccctgccctccactgAACCCAGCTGAGCGTGACTTTTCTATAGGAAGTTTCTAGAAAACAGAAGTGGTAGCAAACACGGAAATCtctcaaagagaaaagcaaaacccTGGAATTTCCCAAACCAGCTGAGCAGAGGTCTCTCCACAGACGGTCACTGCTGGCCTCTCGCCTCTGCATTGTTCCCTTTCCATCACTCACTCTCGGTGGCTTTGCGCTGTGGTAGGGAAGGAACCACTCAGTGGCTCATGGTCCTCCCACCGTGTCTCGGTCCCCTGCTCCAATGGTTCCTCCTCCTATGATATTGTTCCAGGGGCTTCCGGCAATTCTGGGGGTGGGCTCCTGCCCCAAGAGAGGGCCTCCAAACTGAGCACACTGGCCCTGCATGTCAACCCATGTGGGGCCAGCTTTTTGGGTGAGCACGGCCTCTTGTCTGCCTCTGCTAACCTTGTCGACAAGGCCTCAGCTGTGGCTACCCACGGCTGCCCATTGTCAGCCTGAGCACAAAGAGCAAGGCACAAGAAGATGCCCAAAGACACATCTGTGTGGCAGAGATAGCAGCCAGAGAGTGTTCAGGGGCAGCGGGACTTCAGAGGGCATCCTGTCCACCTCCTCAGTTGATAGGCAGGCGGGATATCAAAAGGTCATCACATCCACCTCCTCAGTtgacagataagaaaaccaaagtgCAGGCAGATTAAAGGATTTTTTCCAAAAGTCAGTCCAAAAATTAATTACTGAGAAAGCTGGACCCAGACCTGGACATTCTTTACTAATAAGCTCATTATACACCCAAGAGGATGCTGCTTCCAGAATCTCcagagagagatgggaaggaCCCTGAGAAGGCAGCTGGATGCAGGACCACAAACACTGTGTGCTCTCCCTCTGGTCCTGTTCCCTTGTCTAGAAAGctggtgggtgggagggatggcCTGTGGGTTCAGGGACTTTCTGTCTGGCAGCCAGCCCTGTGTTCCCAGGCAGGCTCCGGGGTCCCCGCTGGGCCGGCGCCCACCCTGAGGGCCTGTGTGTGCCTGCGGGACACAATGGGCCTGAGCCCATGGGTGGAAACTatatctgcccctccccccgagCTCTCCGTGCTTCTTACACGCTGTGTCTCTTTTCCTATCTCTGCCCCCTGTGCCCTGTCCAAGCCTCTTCAGGGAGAGGTGAAGAGGGGGAACAGGGACAGGCGGTGAGGGGCTTCTTACCGTCACTGTGGCCAACTCCTCGACCTCTGGGAGGATCCAGCCGGCCcgctccaggccccgcccctccacctGGCACTGCAGCAACACATCATCCCCCACCTCCACCGACGCATTGGGCATCTGGACCTTCAGCACGGGGACGCCTGGCCGCCCAGGGTGGCAGAGGGGTGTGAAAGCAGGAAGTGGTCTCAGAGCccgagcccagggcagggcttccTCTCcagcaccccagggccctggTGCCCCTACTGGCCACACCAAACGCCCTTCAGCCTTCAGGCCCCAGCTCTTGCCAATGCCTGTTTCCCAGTCCCTGGGCGGCTGGCTCCCCAGAGCCCTGCTCGGTGCTCTCTCAGAAAGCAggcagctgcccccacccctcatgcccacctccctcctctctggcacCTACCGCAGCTGGCATTGGACAAGAGGGCCAGGGGCCCCTGCCCGGGACACTGCAGCCTCTGTCCACGCACTCCACCCagtccttcctcctcccagcGCAGCAGCCAGTGGAGGGCACAAGAACAGTGTAGTGGGTTCCCCGACAGGACCCTGTGAGTGTGGGGGACacaagagagtcagagacagggcAGGTGCTGGGCCTGAGAAGCCGCAGAGAGTGAAGCACCATGGAAGAGGGGCATGCAGCCAGGCTGCAGGGTGGAACATCTAGAAGTGAAGGGAGGGGGCCCAGGAACAAGGCGTTATGACAAGAATTAGAATCCAGGAAGTCTGGGAGCCAGCTGTGGGCTACTTGGATTCCCTTGCCCCAGTGTTCTCCTCAGGAAGCCAGGCCAGGTGAGGACTCTGAGCAGGATGGCAAAGACAGAAGGGCACATCTTTGGAGTGACCCAGAGGCCTTAGGGGCCAACTGCGCACACACAGACCACCACTGTCCCCATCGGCCCCATATGCAGGGGTGCTGGCAATGTGGGCAGATGTGCCCACATGGACAGGTGGGCCTGGGTCTGCTCCTGGCCCCCAGCTTTCTGAGCACATGAGGCATCAGCCACCAGCCAGCTGTCCTCCAACAGCCTGGCTGCCCCTAGGGCAGCCGTCCCCTCCAGCGGGCCTGCAGCCTCTTCGATGGGGGTCACGGGCATGTGCAGCGTCCCCATCTCAGCTCACAGCCAAACACACAGTCCC harbors:
- the NTRK1 gene encoding high affinity nerve growth factor receptor: MLRGGRLGQRGGHGRAAGPGSLLAWLVLASAGAAPCPDVCCPHGPSGLRCTRAGALQSLHRLPGVENLTELYIDNQEHLQHLDAVHLKGLGMLRDLTIVKSGLRSVAPDAFHFTPRLRRLNLSFNALESLSWKTVQGLPLQELVLSGNPLHCSCALHWLLRWEEEGLGGVRGQRLQCPGQGPLALLSNASCGVPVLKVQMPNASVEVGDDVLLQCQVEGRGLERAGWILPEVEELATVTQSGDLPSLGLTLANVTSDLNRKNVTCWAENDVGRAEVSVQVNVSFPASVQLHEAVELHHWCIPFSVDGQPAPSLRWLFNGSVLNETSFIFTEFLEPVANETVRHGCLRLNQPTHVNNGNYTLLAANPSGRAAAFVMAAFMDNPFEFNPEDPIPVSFSPVDTNSTSGDPVEKKDETPFGVSVAVGLAVFACLFLSTLFLALNKCGRRNKFGGNRAVVLAPEDGLAMSLHFMTLGGSSLSPTEGKGSGLQGHIIENPQYFSDACVHHIKRQDIVLKWELGEGAFGKVFLAECHNLLPEQDKMLVAVKALKEVSESARQDFQREAQLLTMLQHQHIVRFFGVCTEGRPLLMVFEYMRHGDLNRFLRSHGPDAKLLAGGEDVAPGPLGLGQLLAVASQVAAGMVYLAGLHFVHRDLATRNCLVGQGLVVKIGDFGMSRDIYSTDYYRVGGRTMLPIRWMPPESILYRKFTTESDVWSFGVVLWEIFTYGKQPWYQLSNTEAIECITQGRELERPRACPPEVYAIMRGCWQREPQQRHSIKDVHARLQALAQAPPVYLDVLG